From Cannabis sativa cultivar Pink pepper isolate KNU-18-1 chromosome 8, ASM2916894v1, whole genome shotgun sequence, a single genomic window includes:
- the LOC115698860 gene encoding amino acid transporter AVT1I encodes MLVNCQEPEAERMESQNHLPQILEPAKGTTILRTCFNGINALSGVGILSIPYALSEGGWLSLILLFLVAILCWYTGLLLQRCMDANPLIKTYPDIGDVAFGSKGRALISLFMYMELYLVAVEFLILGGDSLDKLFPNTSFRIGSFKIRGERGFVVLTGLAILPTTWLKSLGILAYVSAGGVLASALMVVCVFWAGAVDGVGFHEEGQLLKVGGLPTTISLIVFCYCGHAVFPTLSNSMKDRSQFSKVLLVCFITSTINYGTMAILGYLMFGNNLKSQVTLNLPIRKISSQIAIYTALINPLTKYAVIVTPIATAIEEKYSFQKNRVISILVRSLIVLSTMLVAVLVPFFGYVMAFIGAFLSVTVSMLFPCMFYLKINKVARTLSFELVMIGGIVVTGFFVGVMGTYLSLKQIVKHI; translated from the exons ATGCTCGTGAATTGCCAAGAACCGGAGGCAGAGAGAATGGAAAGCCAAAATCATCTCCCACAGATATTGGAACCAGCCAAAGGCACTACCATTCTTAGAACTTGTTTCAATGGAATTAATGCATTATCTG gTGTTGGAATACTGTCAATTCCATATGCACTTTCTGAAGGAGGATGGCTAAGTCTCATACTACTTTTCTTAGTGGCCATCCTCTGCTGGTACACAGGGCTACTTCTCCAACGATGCATGGATGCAAACCCACTTATCAAGACCTATCCAGATATTGGAGATGTTGCTTTTGGGTCCAAAGGAAGAGCCCTTATATCCTTGTTCATGTACATGGAGTTGTACTTAGTGGCTGTTGAGTTTCTAATCTTAGGAGGTGACAGTTTGGATAAGTTGTTTCCCAACACGAGTTTCAGAATAGGAAGCTTCAAAATTAGAGGTGAGAGAGGTTTTGTGGTGCTGACTGGGCTTGCAATATTGCCAACTACATGGCTTAAGAGTTTGGGAATTCTGGCCTATGTGTCGGCCGGAGGTGTTTTGGCGTCAGCACTCATGGTGGTGTGTGTGTTTTGGGCTGGTGCAGTTGATGGAGTTGGATTCCATGAAGAGGGTCAGCTTTTGAAAGTTGGAGGGCTCCCCACTACTATAAGTTTGATTGTGTTTTGTTATTGTGGTCATGCTGTTTTTCCCACTTTATCCAATTCCATGAAAGATAGAAGCCAATTTTCCAAG GTACTACTCGTATGCTTTATCACAAGCACAATCAACTATGGAACAATGGCCATACTAGGGTACTTGATGTTCGGAAACAACTTGAAATCCCAAGTTACACTTAACCTTCCCATAAGGAAGATTAGTTCACAAATAGCAATTTACACAGCACTAATTAACCCACTTACAAAGTATGCCGTCATAGTCACTCCTATAGCCACTGCTATTGAGGAAAAATACTCTTTTCAAAAAAACAGAGTGATCAGCATTCTCGTTAGAAGTCTTATTGTGCTTAGCACTATGCTTGTGGCTGTACTTGTTCCCTTTTTCGGCTACGTTATGGCATTCATCGGTGCCTTTTTAAGTGTCACTGTTTCTATGTTGTTTCCATGCATGTTCTACCTCAAGATTAACAAAGTTGCTAGGACTCTTAGTTTCGAATTGGTGATGATAGGAGGAATTGTGGTAACAGGTTTCTTTGTTGGTGTAATGGGTACTTATTTATCATTGAAACAGATTGTAAAacatatttaa